A single window of Gossypium arboreum isolate Shixiya-1 chromosome 13, ASM2569848v2, whole genome shotgun sequence DNA harbors:
- the LOC108487854 gene encoding stigma-specific STIG1-like protein 1: protein MKLPTILFAILAIMAIFTAITTQAHFDKDVPNVQSDQISSRGLRRFLTQQYPKHGMTCDKFPRICRQKAGSPGTDCCKRKCVNVMKDRFNCGMCGYKCKYSEICCKGQCVNASFDKRNCGGCHKKCKKGEFCVYGMCNYA from the coding sequence atgaAGTTGCCAACCATCCTTTTCGCAATCTTGGCAATAATGGCGATTTTCACCGCAATAACAACTCAGGCCCACTTCGATAAAGATGTACCCAACGTTCAAAGTGATCAAATTTCATCACGAGGATTACGTCGATTCCTAACTCAGCAATATCCGAAACACGGCATGACATGCGACAAATTTCCGCGTATTTGTCGTCAAAAGGCCGGAAGCCCGGGAACGGATTGTTGCAAAAGGAAATGTGTTAATGTGATGAAAGATCGGTTCAATTGTGGGATGTGTGGATATAAGTGCAAGTATAGTGAGATATGCTGCAAAGGGCAATGCGTTAATGCTTCATTTGATAAAAGGAATTGTGGTGGATGTCATAAGAAGTGCAAGAAGggtgaattttgtgtttatggGATGTGTAATTATGCTTAA